DNA sequence from the Bacillales bacterium genome:
ACCAAGCGAAGTCTTCATTGAAAAACGTTCCTAAATCATTTCCAATGACTATACCAGCAATAAATCCGGCAATCATTAATAAATATCCAATCTTTTTCAATATACTTCCTACGGCATCCACAATTGGTACTCCCCCAGTTTCATATTAGTCTTTCAACCATAATTCCAAAATAAATGAGATGTTATTTTTCTTTAGTGGGATATATTTATCATCTGCATCTCAATCCCCTGAATGTATCAAATTACCAATCTCTGATGCATTATAAAGAACACAAAAAAATTGCATTTGAAAAGACAAACTTTTCAAGTTGGTTCCTAGCAAAAGAATTCTTTGATTGATTGAAGGATGGTGGTATAATAAAAAGTTGGAATGAAGCGATTTTTTGAAACAGACGAGATGTGTCTTTGGTGTGTCTTGCTTTACCGTGATGCTTAAGCAGAGCGCCCGCATCTTTACTTCTATTCTTTGATTATAAGGATCTGGTAAAAATGAGCATCAGGAAAACCGACACGGACGTAATTTTAATAGGTTCAGGAATCATGAGCGCGACATTGGGGACGCTGCTGAAAGAATTGGTCCCGGAATGGAACATTAAGGTATTCGAGAAACTCCCGAAAGCGGGGGAGGAGAGTTCCAACGAATGGAACAACGCGGGAACGGGGCATTCGGCCTTGTGCGAGCTGAATTATACCGTTGAACAACCGGATGGTTCCGTAGATATTAGCAAAGCGGTCAAAATCAATGAGAAGTTTCAGCTGTCGAGGCAGTTTTGGTCCTATCTCGTCAACCGCGGTCTGATCCGCCATCCGCACGATTTCATCCGGCCCTTGCCGCATATGAGTTATGTTCATGGGGAATCGAATGTAGCGTTTTTGAAAAGACGCTTCGAGGCGTTATCGAGCAACCCGCTGTTTGAGGGAATGGAATTTTCCGATGACCCGGAGCAACTGAAGGAATGGCTGCCGTTGATGATGAAAGACCGAACGTTCAACGAGCCGCTCGCAGCCACGAAAATAGACTCGGGTACGGATGTCAACTTTGGGGCATTAACGCGCCTGCTTATCGAGCATTTGGAAAGCAAAAACGTCGATGTTCGTTATCGGACGAAGGTTGAAAACCTCAAACGGACCGATGGAGAGTCTTGGGAATTGAAGGTAAAAAATCTTGATACCGGGACCGTCGAGAGTCATACCGCTAAGTTCGTCTTCATCGGAGCCGGGGGAGGCAGCCTGCATTTGCTGCAAAAGTCCGGAATACCAGAAGGGAAACAGATTGGGGGATTCCCGGTGAGCGGACTGTTTATGGTCTGCAACAATCCAGACATTGTCGAGCAGCATTATGCAAAAGTGTACGGAAAAGCGGCGGTTGGGGCTCCGCCAATGTCGGTCCCTCATTTGGACACGAGATACATCGACAACGAGAAATCCTTGTTATTCGGACCGTTTGCCGGTTTCTCGCCAAGGTTTTTAAAAAACGGCTCTTTGTTCGATTTGGTCACCTCGATCAAACCGCACAATCTCATTACGATGCTGGCGGCAGGTGCCAAAAACATGGCTTTGACGAAATACTTGATCCAGCAGTTGCTGTTATCGAAAGAACAGCGAATGGAAGAATTGCGGCAGTTTGTTCCGGGCGCAAAAAGCGAAGATTGGGAGTTAGTCACAGCGGGACAGCGCGTCCAAGTCATCAAAGACACGGTGGAAGGCGGCAAGGGAACGCTGCAGTTCGGCACGGAAGTGGTAAGTTCTTCGGACGGGTCGCTGGCGGCATTACTTGGTGCTTCACCGGGAGCTTCTACCGCTGTCCAAGTCATGCTCGACGTCATGAACCGATGTTTTCCGCGACAAATGGAAGAGTGGGAACCGAAAATCAAGGAAATGATTCCTTCTTACGGCGTGAAGCTGGCGGAAAACCCGAAACTTTTCCGGGAAATTCATGCGTCGACAGCGCAAGCGCTTGGGCTGAGCATGGGCGAAGATGAACGATCCGAAGAAAATGCTGCAAAGGAAATTGAAAAAGTTTAAGCTCGCGTAAAAGAGGTTTCCGCGTTTCGTCGGAAGCTTCTTTTTTTTTGAAAAAAATCGTATTTCATCACGTCCGCTATCGGCAGCGCAGGTGTGTTGTCCCGGCATTATTTAAAAACCATCGCTTATCCTGCGCAACTTGTCCCTTTCCATTTCACTTCATCACAATATGCTAATCATGTGAGGAGGAAACTCACAATATATGAAAAGGAGTGATTTTGATGGGCTACGGAGGCGGAGGCTATAGCAATCAATTTGCATTGATTGTCGTATTGTTCATTTTGCTGATTATTGTCGGTGCTGCGTACGTGTATTAAAATAACCGATCGGAAGCATAATTTCACGATCGGTGCATAAATTAGGAATGGTATCTTTTGGAATGTGCCTTTTCCGAATTGAAGAACTCCCGCACATTTCACATGATTTCACCTCAAGGGGGCACTCCGCCCCCGTATTTTGTTTTTCTCCAAACCCTTCAATTGAGCTGCAGCGTGCGCTTGCTCATTCATTCATGTTGATCAAGAAGAATCAAGCGGCGAAAGACACCGGCGGAGCCGGTGTCTTTTAATCGTTGAGCCAACGGTCGATTTGTTGATTTATTTCTTTTACATTCGGATAACGGGTCGGTTGGCTGCTTAAATGGTAGTTGATCTTTAATTCGAGAATCCGGCGAACGCTGGCATCGAGTCGGCTGACCGGAATATCCCCCTGCTTGACCGCTTTTTCGACCGCTTCTATCGCGCGGTCGACATTATTTTGTCCGTGTGCAATTAATAACAGATCATTTCCGGCCTTGACCGCTTTTACCGCGGCCGAACCAATGTCTTGCTTGTTCGTAATGGCTCCCATGGTCAAATCGTCGGTCATGATCACATGATCGAATCCAAGCCTGTTTCGAAGCACATCCGTTACGAACGTTTTCGACAAGGAGGCGGGGGCATTTGGGTCGATTTTCGGAAAGCTTATATGGGCTACCATTACCATGTCCGCACCTTCCTTGATGGCTTTTGCGAACGGTTGGATTTCGACGTTTAGCAAGTGCTTGAGATCGTAGTGAACCACCGGTAAGCCGGTATGTGAATCGATGTTGGTATCGCCGTGCCCGGGAAAATGCTTAACGACTGCAAGGATGCCCTCGGACTGAATGCCCTTCATGACCGGAATGCCGATGCGGCTGACCACCGCTTCGCTCGTCCCGAATGCTCGATCGCCGATCACCGGATTTCGCGGATTGCTGTTTATGTCGAGTACGGGAGCGAAATTGAGGTTCAAGCCGACGCTTTTCACTTCCAAGGCCAGAGCTCGACCGATTTTTTCGGCGTATGCGGGATCATTTTTATTGCCGATGACCCGTGCGCTTGGGATTCGTCTGAATGGCTTCGGCAGTTTCGAGACGCGCCCGCCCTCCTGGTCGATGCCGAACAGCAGCGGGACGTCTGTTGAAGCTGTTTGTGCCTTGATCTCATTCAAGAACCGAACGGCTTGCCGCGGACTGACGAGATTTTTTTGATAAAAAATAACCCCTCCGATGTGATCGCGTTGCAAAAACGTTTTGCTGGTCTCTGTGAGAGAAGTTCCGTCGATCCCGGCGATGATCATCTGACCGATTTTTTCTTTAACACTCATCGTTTTCAATCGATCGTCTATCGACTTGGCTTGCCATTGTTTTCCCGGCTGATAGGTGACTGAGATGTGATCGGCAACGGGGTTCATCGCTGCTTTTGTCGGCCGGGGGAAGATCCACTTTATTTGATAAAGGTTCTCGTTGTATATCCAGATGACTTGATCCACCTTCGCCGTTTTGAAGAAATGAACCGCATCCGGTTTTCCGAGTTCTGTTTTCAGCGCTTCGAGGGTAATGTTCTGGACGATGGCTCGTGAAGACCTCAGGTCGAGGATTTGCTTGCCGTGATTCATGCCGGCGCTGATGTTTTCGTGATGCCATTCGAAATAAATACCGCTTGCGGTTTCCGCCTTTCGATCGGGCGG
Encoded proteins:
- a CDS encoding malate:quinone oxidoreductase, giving the protein MSIRKTDTDVILIGSGIMSATLGTLLKELVPEWNIKVFEKLPKAGEESSNEWNNAGTGHSALCELNYTVEQPDGSVDISKAVKINEKFQLSRQFWSYLVNRGLIRHPHDFIRPLPHMSYVHGESNVAFLKRRFEALSSNPLFEGMEFSDDPEQLKEWLPLMMKDRTFNEPLAATKIDSGTDVNFGALTRLLIEHLESKNVDVRYRTKVENLKRTDGESWELKVKNLDTGTVESHTAKFVFIGAGGGSLHLLQKSGIPEGKQIGGFPVSGLFMVCNNPDIVEQHYAKVYGKAAVGAPPMSVPHLDTRYIDNEKSLLFGPFAGFSPRFLKNGSLFDLVTSIKPHNLITMLAAGAKNMALTKYLIQQLLLSKEQRMEELRQFVPGAKSEDWELVTAGQRVQVIKDTVEGGKGTLQFGTEVVSSSDGSLAALLGASPGASTAVQVMLDVMNRCFPRQMEEWEPKIKEMIPSYGVKLAENPKLFREIHASTAQALGLSMGEDERSEENAAKEIEKV
- the nagZ gene encoding beta-N-acetylhexosaminidase produces the protein MMVISAAALFCSFAPASSFQDKQPQWPMNDSPIASAKGIQVSLPPQHQQKPIQAIMAMAAEGRLYGTHFQLGETTSETLIKQFGPPDRKAETASGIYFEWHHENISAGMNHGKQILDLRSSRAIVQNITLEALKTELGKPDAVHFFKTAKVDQVIWIYNENLYQIKWIFPRPTKAAMNPVADHISVTYQPGKQWQAKSIDDRLKTMSVKEKIGQMIIAGIDGTSLTETSKTFLQRDHIGGVIFYQKNLVSPRQAVRFLNEIKAQTASTDVPLLFGIDQEGGRVSKLPKPFRRIPSARVIGNKNDPAYAEKIGRALALEVKSVGLNLNFAPVLDINSNPRNPVIGDRAFGTSEAVVSRIGIPVMKGIQSEGILAVVKHFPGHGDTNIDSHTGLPVVHYDLKHLLNVEIQPFAKAIKEGADMVMVAHISFPKIDPNAPASLSKTFVTDVLRNRLGFDHVIMTDDLTMGAITNKQDIGSAAVKAVKAGNDLLLIAHGQNNVDRAIEAVEKAVKQGDIPVSRLDASVRRILELKINYHLSSQPTRYPNVKEINQQIDRWLND
- a CDS encoding YjcZ family sporulation protein yields the protein MGYGGGGYSNQFALIVVLFILLIIVGAAYVY